A window of Bacillus toyonensis BCT-7112 genomic DNA:
ATATTCACTATAAACGCATTATCTGCTCGTAGTTATGCAGAAACAGAGTTTTGGTTTTCAAGCATTAAAGTATCTGCCATTATCGCTTTCATTATTCTTGGCGGCGCCGCTATGTTCGGTTTTATTGATTTAAAAGGAAACGAACCAGCCCCGCTATTTTCAAATTTCATAAATCACGGTGGTTTATTCCCAAATGGACTTGCCGCTATCCTATTAACAATGGTTACAGTCAATTATTCCTTCCAAGGTACAGAACTTGTCGGAATCGCAGCTGGTGAAAGTGAAGATCCAGCAAAGACTTTGCCTCGTTCTATTAGAAATATTATATGGCGCACGATGTTTTTCTTCGTTTTAGCAATTTTTGTTCTCGTAGCTTTAATTCCTTGGGAAGGAGCAGGATTAACAAAGAGCCCATTCGTTGCTGTTTTTGATAATATCGGTATTCCGTATGCAGCTGATATTATGAACTTTGTTATTCTTACCGCTGTTCTTTCTGTCGCAAACTCAGGACTGTACGCCGCAACTCGCATGCTTTGGTCATTATCAAAAAATGAAATGGCGCCAGCCTTTTTAAAGAAATTATCATCACGAGGAATACCACTAAACGCTTTAATCTTGACGATAGCTATTTCTGCTTTTTCTCTTTTGACAAGCGTGGTAGCTGCTGAAACGGTTTATTTATGGCTTATTTCAATTTCTGGAGTCATTACAATCATTGTTTGGATGTCAATTTGTGTTTCTCAATTCTTTTTCCGTAAACGCTATTTAGCTGAAGGTGGAAAATTAGAAGACTTAAAATTCAAAACTCCACTTTATCCACTTGTACCCATTCTTGGTTTTGGATTGTATGGCATTATATTAGTAAGTCTTATCTTTATCCCCGATCAAAGACTAGGAATCTACTGTACTGTACCATTTATCATCTTTTGCTACACTTACTATCACTTTAAGATTAAGAAAAAAATCACCAGTAGCACTCATAAAGAAGGTAAAATTAGCGAACCTTTGTAGTACTGTACGATACAGAGAAGACCGCGCATGGATTTCACCTCATGTGCGGTCTTTTATCATTCCTTCATTCATTTTCTCAGGAACAATTCCCCTATTTCTTCTATACTATTGAAATGATTATTTATAGCACTTCGTGTTTTGAATTGTTCAGGAGGTTTTTGCGTTCAAGTGTTATCCTCAAACGGGTCAGTATTGCTACACTCCTTTCCTTTACTTTGGTTTCAAAGATGATGTCGGTATAATTAATGTAGGAAATGCTGTTAGCAATTATTATTTTTTTATTGTTCATAAGTTGATGCTTTTCCTTACTATTACCACTTTGTTTTGATATATTAAATTTATACTACGTCACATTAAAAATTTTAAAATAGACAGGAGTTATATAAGATGATCAAAGGATTCGGAGGAATATTTTGGAGAACTAAAAATATTGATGTTATAAAAAAATGGTACAGCGAAGTATTGAAGATTGAAATAGAAAATTGGAATGGGACTGTGATTAAACCCGAATCAGGAACTGAGACTATCTTTTCTTTCTTCAATGAAGATGACAATTATTTTCCAACAGAACAACAAGTGATGTTAAATTTCCAAGTACATAATCTACATGAGACTATTCACCATCTTGAACAAATTGGTATACCTCTTGAAAAGAAAGAAGAGGTTAGTGAATTTGGAAAGTTTATTTGGATTAAAGATCCTGAAGGACGACTCATCGAGCTTTGGGAGAAATAGTCGATTGTAATCATTCGCTATTAAGATAACGGATAATTTCGTTCAGCCGATGTCTTCGGCTATCCATAATAGATTCCTGTTGCAAATTTGTAGCAGGCTCTATTTTCACTTCATCATTTTCATTTAAACGAGAATCAATTATCCTTAACGACATTTCCTAATCCTTCGTAATTACAATTTGAAATCCCCTCCTCATCAATCATCTACTATTTAAACAAAAACTCCCCTTAAATCAAAAATGATTAAGGGGAGTTTTTCATATGCGATGAAGTTATAGTTCAGATTTCACTCGAACAGAAACATTATTTTTAATTATATTTTTGACATCTTTAAAGCTAACAAAATTGTTACTTTTCTCATCCCAAAGACGGAAACGTAGTGATTGTAAGCTTGTAGCAAGCGTAATCGTTGGTACATTTTTTAACGGAAGCGTATTATTATGTGCCTCTTCTAGTTTATAGTTAGGTACTCTTGGGCTTAAATGGTGAACATGATGGAATCCAATATTACCAGTTAAGAATTGCAAAATTTTTGGAAGCTTATAAAAAGAACTTCCTTCCACTGCCGCTTTCACATATTCCCAATCTTTATCCTCTTCAAAATAAGAATCCTCAAATGTGTGCTGTACGTAAAACAGCCAAATACCTATTGAGCCTGCTATTAAGAATATAGTACCATGTACGAAAAGGAACGATTGCCATCCGATTGCCCAGCAAAGTACCCCTATTAAAGCAACGATTAATATATTCGTCAAATAAGTATTCATACGTTCTTTCTGTCTTGCACCTTTTCGGTTAAATCTATTTTTAAGCAAGAAAACATAAATCGGACCTAATCCAAACATAACGAATGGATTGCGATATAAACGATATGCTAAACGAAGTCTAAATGGTGCAGCTACATATTCATCAACTGTAAGCGTCCAAATATCCCCTGTACCCCTCTTATCCAAATTACCACTCGTAGCGTGGTGAATAGAATGCTCATGCCCCCATTGATCAAATGGGAATAAAGTTAAAACACCCATACATGTTCCAACTATTCTATTTGCACGTCGACTTTTAAAAAAGGAATAATGGGTGCAATCATGAAAAATAATGAAAATTCGTGTCATAAATCCAGCGGCTAACAGAGATGGAACTAATGTTAACCAATAAGAAACTGACAAACTTTTATAAGCAAGGTACCATAAAATAATAAATGGAACTATTGTGTTGATAAGTTGCCAAACACTTTTTTTAATCGTTGATTTTTCAAAAGGAGCAACTTGTTTTTTTAAATTTTTAGTATTTTGTAAGGTCATTTTTCTAATTCCTTTCCTGTATGTTGCTAATTCATATTATAGCATACTATTAGTATCAGGTGTTATGTGTAGATATAATAAATATTTTATACAATGAAAATCTCTTTTTTCTTACTCATTTCTTACAAATTTCTTACGTCCAAAATAGCTTCTATAATAAGAAAGAAGGAGCATTTGTGCCGAGAATTCGAGTTTTTTTCCAATAAATACATAAAAAAAACACAGTGCTTTTTCACATCTGTGTTTCTTATTTTCATTCCAATGAAAACCAAGTAAATTTAGGATTTATACTTTTTTGATAAAAATAAGAATTACATACATGCTATACTATATAATCTATGCGTTTACCATATTACTCACTATTTTCATTTTTACAAACTAAAAATGGTTCGTACATCATTATAGCGTGATTCTCCGTTACATATTGATCTTCTATAAACTGCTTCTGTTGATTATATACTCTGCGTTGAATCACATTATGTCGTATATAACCACCCCAGTATGCAGGCTGAATGGCGTGTTCTTTTTCATAAACTTCATATTGATAAAGTTGCGGATACATTGTTCTCCATTCACCAACTAAATATTTCTCTGTCATATAAAGGTGAAGTTGATATGGTTGATCCGTGTCATTTTTAATTTGCAAATCCAAATAATTATAAAAGCACGTCGCTCCACTTCCAAA
This region includes:
- a CDS encoding fatty acid desaturase produces the protein MTLQNTKNLKKQVAPFEKSTIKKSVWQLINTIVPFIILWYLAYKSLSVSYWLTLVPSLLAAGFMTRIFIIFHDCTHYSFFKSRRANRIVGTCMGVLTLFPFDQWGHEHSIHHATSGNLDKRGTGDIWTLTVDEYVAAPFRLRLAYRLYRNPFVMFGLGPIYVFLLKNRFNRKGARQKERMNTYLTNILIVALIGVLCWAIGWQSFLFVHGTIFLIAGSIGIWLFYVQHTFEDSYFEEDKDWEYVKAAVEGSSFYKLPKILQFLTGNIGFHHVHHLSPRVPNYKLEEAHNNTLPLKNVPTITLATSLQSLRFRLWDEKSNNFVSFKDVKNIIKNNVSVRVKSEL
- a CDS encoding VOC family protein is translated as MIKGFGGIFWRTKNIDVIKKWYSEVLKIEIENWNGTVIKPESGTETIFSFFNEDDNYFPTEQQVMLNFQVHNLHETIHHLEQIGIPLEKKEEVSEFGKFIWIKDPEGRLIELWEK
- a CDS encoding amino acid permease; the protein is MTQVNNTNNELKRTMKSRHLFMIALGGVIGTGLFNGSGFIISKAGPGGSVLAFMAGGLLMYLVMLCLGELAVAMPVSGSFQEYATKFINPATGFTIGWLYWLSWANTTGLEFTTAGITMQRWFPDIPVWVWCLIFGVTIFTINALSARSYAETEFWFSSIKVSAIIAFIILGGAAMFGFIDLKGNEPAPLFSNFINHGGLFPNGLAAILLTMVTVNYSFQGTELVGIAAGESEDPAKTLPRSIRNIIWRTMFFFVLAIFVLVALIPWEGAGLTKSPFVAVFDNIGIPYAADIMNFVILTAVLSVANSGLYAATRMLWSLSKNEMAPAFLKKLSSRGIPLNALILTIAISAFSLLTSVVAAETVYLWLISISGVITIIVWMSICVSQFFFRKRYLAEGGKLEDLKFKTPLYPLVPILGFGLYGIILVSLIFIPDQRLGIYCTVPFIIFCYTYYHFKIKKKITSSTHKEGKISEPL